The DNA region TCCTGCCGCATATATATCGGTAATTATCAAATTATCAGCATCTAAAAAAGCATTTTCAAAATCATTTAAAAGCAGCTGAGTTCTGCTGTATCTATGAGGCTGAAATATAGCTATAATACGTCTGTCTTTATAAGCATTTCTAAGCGAAGACAATGTAGCTTTTATTTCTGTAGGGTGATGTCCATAATCATCAAATAATGTTATCTCTTTATCATATAATTTATTTAATCTTCTGCCTACACCTTCAAAAGTTTTAAGTGCTTTTTTTATAGTATCAGTATCTATATCTAAATGATATGCTACAGCGATTGATGCTAAAGAATTAAGTACATTATGCTCCCCTATTAAAGGAAGTTCAAACTCGCCTAAAAACTTATCTTTATAATAAGCTTTAAAATATGTTTTAAACTCTTCTGTTTTTATAGAGCTTTTATCAACATAAAAATCATATTCATTAGAAAATCCATAAGAATAATATTTTTTACTTACACTTTTAGCCAAATCTTTTACAACATCATTTTCAAAACAAAGAAAAGAACAGCCATAAAAAGGAACTTTATTAATAAAATCCAAAAAAGCAAGTCTTAATTTTTCAACATTGCCGTAATAATCTAAATGGTCATTATCTATATTTGTAACTACGCTAAATACAGGTGAAAGTCTTAAAAAGCTTCCGTCACTCTCATCTGCCTCGCAAACCATATATTCACTATTCAAATTACAATAAGCATTGCTCTTAAGATTAAAATGATTTCCGCCTATTATACATATAGGGTTTAATTCAGCTTCTATCATTATTTGACTTATTAAAGAAGTGGTAGTAGTTTTACCATGAGAGCCTGATATTGCTATGCCTTGTTTTAAACGCATAATTTCAGCAAGCATTTCCCCTCTTGGTATTACAATAATATTTTTCTTTTTAGCTGATATTATCTCTTCATTAGTTGGGCTTATTGCAGAAGAACTAACAACTGCTGTAACATCATCTTCTACATTGCTTTCTTTATGACCATAATAAACTTTTATGCCGCAATCTTCAAGCGACTGAGTTTTTGGAGTTTTAGCTAAATCGCTTCCTGTA from Brachyspira pilosicoli P43/6/78 includes:
- the murC gene encoding UDP-N-acetylmuramate--L-alanine ligase, with amino-acid sequence MFTKKKEKIHFIGIGGIGMSAIALVLNSIDEFTITGSDLAKTPKTQSLEDCGIKVYYGHKESNVEDDVTAVVSSSAISPTNEEIISAKKKNIIVIPRGEMLAEIMRLKQGIAISGSHGKTTTTSLISQIMIEAELNPICIIGGNHFNLKSNAYCNLNSEYMVCEADESDGSFLRLSPVFSVVTNIDNDHLDYYGNVEKLRLAFLDFINKVPFYGCSFLCFENDVVKDLAKSVSKKYYSYGFSNEYDFYVDKSSIKTEEFKTYFKAYYKDKFLGEFELPLIGEHNVLNSLASIAVAYHLDIDTDTIKKALKTFEGVGRRLNKLYDKEITLFDDYGHHPTEIKATLSSLRNAYKDRRIIAIFQPHRYSRTQLLLNDFENAFLDADNLIITDIYAAGESPIAGISGETICKIVKNNNIKYIKNIEDILPELEKIKKDGDIIITLGAGNIVKVSNDYAKKLSGS